The following are encoded in a window of Manduca sexta isolate Smith_Timp_Sample1 chromosome 16, JHU_Msex_v1.0, whole genome shotgun sequence genomic DNA:
- the LOC115447560 gene encoding uncharacterized protein LOC115447560 isoform X2 produces the protein MESLEDTNCYSLSDNFSLYERYMRSFNVVDHLVDGANNREACEPSSSDSQQSSVSRGNIDLTVAPVDVINKHCETAETECNLIHLATYDNTVEKNFNLDTDLVAKTDSPCNLSSHENSSTTIDRSLLQDKSNHTDVHVSSEESKAETCTQPVFITSTMENSNNAVDSVPLFRDVRPSESVFKLPTSELSFNGTIKHVKKLKPIVDPITALSCSNRLVALEDKSAETSASSSESEEIKCDQKTIDISNDTNTYSRTEQTSESTGDSQYDEFSSKKNFAAANDEGSSKWNFDHSYSSLEGSFDSGVRSPDMFSDEEDDEEVQAPESEPFWSFLKDYEAYDKRKVKKMEEILQGVLPPPSVTILRTDIVEMLKKYYCYLPLFNDSEKVNTPEVNSTTPKKMVSFVEIPEQLALPKMLSDIEASKGSSSEIMVKHEENLTLNTSSDLNVSDKSVEIKLGTEMEAAETAWPEVLKCRYYDVYYNVTKYSERFELLALRYGERYVGAETDTSVNIHSGGLQSPSSASKRKALRLKMAQAKSPGRRLSHLARRRQAFCSAATINEKAQTSAPKMVLIDKKKLINSAERKSPRYKRTPGKKTPRRTPGKKTPAKTPTTRSGGSSKKKAMRRLLLDSETLSRTQPTRETLKRALFISPENKKIPQSSCSSVPVQAMKSRRALFGSPIRTEETKSLDGTQSDHFLKRKLDALDEQPESSRSKIAKSLSFGGDTISNAHSIGFSRRSSEVFTARNTTELNETHKKKLLWAVSEALRVHGWRMSSAGFREKASALARLTRRLLALPPHAARLAAPSLSTSDTMLKLARQYVFAIIQGRSVEDCFQEEQMKLANEANGKVTGYISATAYQQRARQVSSTFTSQIKENYDLSIKQDPPKSASKNVLQDKLVNIDTNSNSSSGLSLFDKSGVGLFKSNSMPSFEEAAKMRARRQISFDNIDLPKR, from the exons ATGGAATCCCTCGAAGACACGAATTGTTATTCTCTGAGTGATAATTTTTCACTATATGAGCGTTACATGAGAAGCTTTAATGTGGTGGACCACCTCGTAGATGGTGCAAACAACCGTGAAGCTTGTGAACCGTCGTCTAGCGATTCACAACAAAGCTCAGTGAGCCGAGGTAATATTGATTTGACCGTGGCTCCAGTtgacgtaataaataaacattgcgaaACAGCTGAGACCGAATGCAATCTTATTCATTTAGCCACATATGACAACACTGTTGAGAAAAACTTTAACTTGGACACAGATTTAGTTGCTAAAACAGATTCTCCGTGTAACTTGTCGTCGCATGAAAATTCATCGACGACTATTGACCGCAGCCTCTTGCAGGACAAATCTAACCACACCGACGTGCATGTGTCGTCTGAGGAGTCGAAAGCGGAGACGTGTACACAGCCCGTGTTCATAACCTCCACTATGGAGAACAGTAACAACGCGGTGGACAGCGTGCCCCTGTTTCGTGACGTGCGACCCTCGGAGAGCGTGTTCAAGCTGCCCACGAGCGAGTTGTCTTTTAACGGTACCATAAAACACGTGAAAAAGTTGAAACCTATCGTAGATCCGATAACTGCGTTGAGTTGCAGTAACCGACTCGTCGCGTTGGAGGACAAGTCGGCAGAAACATCGGCGAGCAGCTCCGAAAGTGAGGAGATTAAATGTGATCAGAAAACTATCGACATATCAAATGATACAAATACATATAGTAGGACAGAACAGACTTCAGAGAGTACAGGTGACTCTCAGTATGACGAATTTAGTAGTAAAAAGAATTTCGCCGCGGCTAACGATGAGGGATCGTCAAAGTGGAACTTTGACCATAGTTACTCTTCACTTGAAGGATCCTTTGACAGTGGAGTGAGGTCCCCTGACATGTTTTCTGATGAGGAAGACGATGAGGAGGTTCAGGCTCCTGAGTCTGAACCTTTTTGGAGTTTCCTCAAAGACTATGAAGCTTATGACAAGAGGAAAGTGAAAAAGATGGAG GAAATCCTACAAGGAGTGTTACCACCACCATCTGTCACAATTCTTCGCACTGATATCGTAGAGATGCTAAAGAAATATTACTGTTATCTACCCTTATTCAATGACAGCGAAAAAGTCAACACACCAGAAGTAAACTCAACCACACCAAAAAAGATGGTATCCTTTGTTGAAATACCAGAGCAGTTGGCTTTGCCCAAAATGCTTAGTGACATAGAAGCTTCAAAGGGTTCTTCTAGCGAAATAATGGTAAAGCACGAAGAGAACTTGACATTGAACACTAGTAGTGACTTGAATGTAAGTGACAAAAGTGTAGAGATAAAATTGGGCACTGAGATGGAAGCTGCGGAGACAGCATGGCCAGAAGTGTTGAAGTGCAGATATTATGATGTAta TTACAATGTAACCAAATACTCTGAAAGATTCGAGCTACTGGCTTTGAGATACGGTGAGAGATATGTCGGTGCCGAAACTGACACGAGTGTGAACATACACTCCGGCGGTCTACAGTCTCCAAGCAGCGCTAGCAAACGGAAAGCATTGCGTTTGAA AATGGCCCAAGCGAAGTCTCCCGGGCGTCGGCTCTCGCACTTGGCACGCAGGCGGCAAGCCTTCTGTAGCGCCGCCACCATCAACGAGAAGGCTCAGACCTCGGCACCCAAAATGGTCTTGATTgataaaaa AAAACTGATAAATTCCGCCGAAAGGAAAAGTCCGCGATACAAACGCACTCCAGGGAAGAAAACGCCACGAAGAACCCCGGGGAAGAAAACTCCGGCAAAGACACCCACAACGCGCAGCGGCGGCTCCAGTAAAAAGAAGGCTATGAGACGACTATTACTGGACTCCGAGACGCTATCAAGAACTCAACCAACCCGAGAAACATTAAAAAGAGCTCTCTTCATAAGTCCAGAAAATAAGAAGATACCGCAGTCTTCGTGTTCTTCGGTGCCAGTACAAGCAATGAAGTCCAGACGGGCTTTATTCGGGTCGCCTATTAGGACGGAGGAAACCAAAAGTTTGGACGGCACTCAAAGCGACCACTTTTTGAAACGCAAGTTGGACGCTTTGGATGAACAGCCGGAGAGCAGCAGGAGTAAGATAGCAAAGAGTCTGTCGTTCGGAGGAGATACGATCAGCAACGCACATTCGATAGGGTTCAGCCGCCGCTCGTCTGAGGTGTTCACTGCTAGGAACACGACGGAGCTGAATGAAACACATAAGAAG AAGCTGCTGTGGGCGGTGTCGGAGGCGCTGCGCGTGCACGGCTGGCGCATGTCGTCGGCGGGGTTCCGCGAGAAGGCGTCGGCCCTGGCGCGCCTCACGCGCCGCCTGCTCGCGCTGccgccgcacgccgcgcgccTCGCCGCGCCCAGCCTCTCCACCTCCGACACCATGCTCAA GCTTGCCCGTCAATACGTGTTCGCGATCATCCAGGGCCGCTCAGTAGAAGACTGTTTCCAAGAAGAGCAGATGAAGTTAGCTAATGAAGCCAACGGTAAGGTGACGGGCTACATCTCCGCCACCGCGTACCAACAAAGAGCCCGCCAAGTCTCCAGTACTTTCACGTCACAAATAAAAGAGAACTACGACCTATCCATAAAACAGGACCCGCCTAAAAGCGCTTCAAAAAATGTCCTCCAAGATAAACTAGTTAATATAGACACTAACTCCAATAGCAGTAGCGGACTTAGTTTATTCGATAAATCTGGAGTTGGTCTCTTCAAGTCCAACTCCATGCCCTCCTTCGAAGAAGCCGCAAAGATGCGCGCTCGAAGGCAAATCAGTTTTGACAATATTGACTTGCCTAAAAGGTGA
- the LOC115447560 gene encoding uncharacterized protein LOC115447560 isoform X3, whose product MENSNNAVDSVPLFRDVRPSESVFKLPTSELSFNGTIKHVKKLKPIVDPITALSCSNRLVALEDKSAETSASSSESEEIKCDQKTIDISNDTNTYSRTEQTSESTGDSQYDEFSSKKNFAAANDEGSSKWNFDHSYSSLEGSFDSGVRSPDMFSDEEDDEEVQAPESEPFWSFLKDYEAYDKRKVKKMEEILQGVLPPPSVTILRTDIVEMLKKYYCYLPLFNDSEKVNTPEVNSTTPKKMVSFVEIPEQLALPKMLSDIEASKGSSSEIMVKHEENLTLNTSSDLNVSDKSVEIKLGTEMEAAETAWPEVLKCRYYDVYYNVTKYSERFELLALRYGERYVGAETDTSVNIHSGGLQSPSSASKRKALRLKMAQAKSPGRRLSHLARRRQAFCSAATINEKAQTSAPKMVLIDKNFFPHRKLINSAERKSPRYKRTPGKKTPRRTPGKKTPAKTPTTRSGGSSKKKAMRRLLLDSETLSRTQPTRETLKRALFISPENKKIPQSSCSSVPVQAMKSRRALFGSPIRTEETKSLDGTQSDHFLKRKLDALDEQPESSRSKIAKSLSFGGDTISNAHSIGFSRRSSEVFTARNTTELNETHKKKLLWAVSEALRVHGWRMSSAGFREKASALARLTRRLLALPPHAARLAAPSLSTSDTMLKLARQYVFAIIQGRSVEDCFQEEQMKLANEANGKVTGYISATAYQQRARQVSSTFTSQIKENYDLSIKQDPPKSASKNVLQDKLVNIDTNSNSSSGLSLFDKSGVGLFKSNSMPSFEEAAKMRARRQISFDNIDLPKR is encoded by the exons ATGGAGAACAGTAACAACGCGGTGGACAGCGTGCCCCTGTTTCGTGACGTGCGACCCTCGGAGAGCGTGTTCAAGCTGCCCACGAGCGAGTTGTCTTTTAACGGTACCATAAAACACGTGAAAAAGTTGAAACCTATCGTAGATCCGATAACTGCGTTGAGTTGCAGTAACCGACTCGTCGCGTTGGAGGACAAGTCGGCAGAAACATCGGCGAGCAGCTCCGAAAGTGAGGAGATTAAATGTGATCAGAAAACTATCGACATATCAAATGATACAAATACATATAGTAGGACAGAACAGACTTCAGAGAGTACAGGTGACTCTCAGTATGACGAATTTAGTAGTAAAAAGAATTTCGCCGCGGCTAACGATGAGGGATCGTCAAAGTGGAACTTTGACCATAGTTACTCTTCACTTGAAGGATCCTTTGACAGTGGAGTGAGGTCCCCTGACATGTTTTCTGATGAGGAAGACGATGAGGAGGTTCAGGCTCCTGAGTCTGAACCTTTTTGGAGTTTCCTCAAAGACTATGAAGCTTATGACAAGAGGAAAGTGAAAAAGATGGAG GAAATCCTACAAGGAGTGTTACCACCACCATCTGTCACAATTCTTCGCACTGATATCGTAGAGATGCTAAAGAAATATTACTGTTATCTACCCTTATTCAATGACAGCGAAAAAGTCAACACACCAGAAGTAAACTCAACCACACCAAAAAAGATGGTATCCTTTGTTGAAATACCAGAGCAGTTGGCTTTGCCCAAAATGCTTAGTGACATAGAAGCTTCAAAGGGTTCTTCTAGCGAAATAATGGTAAAGCACGAAGAGAACTTGACATTGAACACTAGTAGTGACTTGAATGTAAGTGACAAAAGTGTAGAGATAAAATTGGGCACTGAGATGGAAGCTGCGGAGACAGCATGGCCAGAAGTGTTGAAGTGCAGATATTATGATGTAta TTACAATGTAACCAAATACTCTGAAAGATTCGAGCTACTGGCTTTGAGATACGGTGAGAGATATGTCGGTGCCGAAACTGACACGAGTGTGAACATACACTCCGGCGGTCTACAGTCTCCAAGCAGCGCTAGCAAACGGAAAGCATTGCGTTTGAA AATGGCCCAAGCGAAGTCTCCCGGGCGTCGGCTCTCGCACTTGGCACGCAGGCGGCAAGCCTTCTGTAGCGCCGCCACCATCAACGAGAAGGCTCAGACCTCGGCACCCAAAATGGTCTTGATTgataaaaa TTTCTTCCCGCACAGAAAACTGATAAATTCCGCCGAAAGGAAAAGTCCGCGATACAAACGCACTCCAGGGAAGAAAACGCCACGAAGAACCCCGGGGAAGAAAACTCCGGCAAAGACACCCACAACGCGCAGCGGCGGCTCCAGTAAAAAGAAGGCTATGAGACGACTATTACTGGACTCCGAGACGCTATCAAGAACTCAACCAACCCGAGAAACATTAAAAAGAGCTCTCTTCATAAGTCCAGAAAATAAGAAGATACCGCAGTCTTCGTGTTCTTCGGTGCCAGTACAAGCAATGAAGTCCAGACGGGCTTTATTCGGGTCGCCTATTAGGACGGAGGAAACCAAAAGTTTGGACGGCACTCAAAGCGACCACTTTTTGAAACGCAAGTTGGACGCTTTGGATGAACAGCCGGAGAGCAGCAGGAGTAAGATAGCAAAGAGTCTGTCGTTCGGAGGAGATACGATCAGCAACGCACATTCGATAGGGTTCAGCCGCCGCTCGTCTGAGGTGTTCACTGCTAGGAACACGACGGAGCTGAATGAAACACATAAGAAG AAGCTGCTGTGGGCGGTGTCGGAGGCGCTGCGCGTGCACGGCTGGCGCATGTCGTCGGCGGGGTTCCGCGAGAAGGCGTCGGCCCTGGCGCGCCTCACGCGCCGCCTGCTCGCGCTGccgccgcacgccgcgcgccTCGCCGCGCCCAGCCTCTCCACCTCCGACACCATGCTCAA GCTTGCCCGTCAATACGTGTTCGCGATCATCCAGGGCCGCTCAGTAGAAGACTGTTTCCAAGAAGAGCAGATGAAGTTAGCTAATGAAGCCAACGGTAAGGTGACGGGCTACATCTCCGCCACCGCGTACCAACAAAGAGCCCGCCAAGTCTCCAGTACTTTCACGTCACAAATAAAAGAGAACTACGACCTATCCATAAAACAGGACCCGCCTAAAAGCGCTTCAAAAAATGTCCTCCAAGATAAACTAGTTAATATAGACACTAACTCCAATAGCAGTAGCGGACTTAGTTTATTCGATAAATCTGGAGTTGGTCTCTTCAAGTCCAACTCCATGCCCTCCTTCGAAGAAGCCGCAAAGATGCGCGCTCGAAGGCAAATCAGTTTTGACAATATTGACTTGCCTAAAAGGTGA
- the LOC115447560 gene encoding uncharacterized protein LOC115447560 isoform X1: protein MESLEDTNCYSLSDNFSLYERYMRSFNVVDHLVDGANNREACEPSSSDSQQSSVSRGNIDLTVAPVDVINKHCETAETECNLIHLATYDNTVEKNFNLDTDLVAKTDSPCNLSSHENSSTTIDRSLLQDKSNHTDVHVSSEESKAETCTQPVFITSTMENSNNAVDSVPLFRDVRPSESVFKLPTSELSFNGTIKHVKKLKPIVDPITALSCSNRLVALEDKSAETSASSSESEEIKCDQKTIDISNDTNTYSRTEQTSESTGDSQYDEFSSKKNFAAANDEGSSKWNFDHSYSSLEGSFDSGVRSPDMFSDEEDDEEVQAPESEPFWSFLKDYEAYDKRKVKKMEEILQGVLPPPSVTILRTDIVEMLKKYYCYLPLFNDSEKVNTPEVNSTTPKKMVSFVEIPEQLALPKMLSDIEASKGSSSEIMVKHEENLTLNTSSDLNVSDKSVEIKLGTEMEAAETAWPEVLKCRYYDVYYNVTKYSERFELLALRYGERYVGAETDTSVNIHSGGLQSPSSASKRKALRLKMAQAKSPGRRLSHLARRRQAFCSAATINEKAQTSAPKMVLIDKNFFPHRKLINSAERKSPRYKRTPGKKTPRRTPGKKTPAKTPTTRSGGSSKKKAMRRLLLDSETLSRTQPTRETLKRALFISPENKKIPQSSCSSVPVQAMKSRRALFGSPIRTEETKSLDGTQSDHFLKRKLDALDEQPESSRSKIAKSLSFGGDTISNAHSIGFSRRSSEVFTARNTTELNETHKKKLLWAVSEALRVHGWRMSSAGFREKASALARLTRRLLALPPHAARLAAPSLSTSDTMLKLARQYVFAIIQGRSVEDCFQEEQMKLANEANGKVTGYISATAYQQRARQVSSTFTSQIKENYDLSIKQDPPKSASKNVLQDKLVNIDTNSNSSSGLSLFDKSGVGLFKSNSMPSFEEAAKMRARRQISFDNIDLPKR, encoded by the exons ATGGAATCCCTCGAAGACACGAATTGTTATTCTCTGAGTGATAATTTTTCACTATATGAGCGTTACATGAGAAGCTTTAATGTGGTGGACCACCTCGTAGATGGTGCAAACAACCGTGAAGCTTGTGAACCGTCGTCTAGCGATTCACAACAAAGCTCAGTGAGCCGAGGTAATATTGATTTGACCGTGGCTCCAGTtgacgtaataaataaacattgcgaaACAGCTGAGACCGAATGCAATCTTATTCATTTAGCCACATATGACAACACTGTTGAGAAAAACTTTAACTTGGACACAGATTTAGTTGCTAAAACAGATTCTCCGTGTAACTTGTCGTCGCATGAAAATTCATCGACGACTATTGACCGCAGCCTCTTGCAGGACAAATCTAACCACACCGACGTGCATGTGTCGTCTGAGGAGTCGAAAGCGGAGACGTGTACACAGCCCGTGTTCATAACCTCCACTATGGAGAACAGTAACAACGCGGTGGACAGCGTGCCCCTGTTTCGTGACGTGCGACCCTCGGAGAGCGTGTTCAAGCTGCCCACGAGCGAGTTGTCTTTTAACGGTACCATAAAACACGTGAAAAAGTTGAAACCTATCGTAGATCCGATAACTGCGTTGAGTTGCAGTAACCGACTCGTCGCGTTGGAGGACAAGTCGGCAGAAACATCGGCGAGCAGCTCCGAAAGTGAGGAGATTAAATGTGATCAGAAAACTATCGACATATCAAATGATACAAATACATATAGTAGGACAGAACAGACTTCAGAGAGTACAGGTGACTCTCAGTATGACGAATTTAGTAGTAAAAAGAATTTCGCCGCGGCTAACGATGAGGGATCGTCAAAGTGGAACTTTGACCATAGTTACTCTTCACTTGAAGGATCCTTTGACAGTGGAGTGAGGTCCCCTGACATGTTTTCTGATGAGGAAGACGATGAGGAGGTTCAGGCTCCTGAGTCTGAACCTTTTTGGAGTTTCCTCAAAGACTATGAAGCTTATGACAAGAGGAAAGTGAAAAAGATGGAG GAAATCCTACAAGGAGTGTTACCACCACCATCTGTCACAATTCTTCGCACTGATATCGTAGAGATGCTAAAGAAATATTACTGTTATCTACCCTTATTCAATGACAGCGAAAAAGTCAACACACCAGAAGTAAACTCAACCACACCAAAAAAGATGGTATCCTTTGTTGAAATACCAGAGCAGTTGGCTTTGCCCAAAATGCTTAGTGACATAGAAGCTTCAAAGGGTTCTTCTAGCGAAATAATGGTAAAGCACGAAGAGAACTTGACATTGAACACTAGTAGTGACTTGAATGTAAGTGACAAAAGTGTAGAGATAAAATTGGGCACTGAGATGGAAGCTGCGGAGACAGCATGGCCAGAAGTGTTGAAGTGCAGATATTATGATGTAta TTACAATGTAACCAAATACTCTGAAAGATTCGAGCTACTGGCTTTGAGATACGGTGAGAGATATGTCGGTGCCGAAACTGACACGAGTGTGAACATACACTCCGGCGGTCTACAGTCTCCAAGCAGCGCTAGCAAACGGAAAGCATTGCGTTTGAA AATGGCCCAAGCGAAGTCTCCCGGGCGTCGGCTCTCGCACTTGGCACGCAGGCGGCAAGCCTTCTGTAGCGCCGCCACCATCAACGAGAAGGCTCAGACCTCGGCACCCAAAATGGTCTTGATTgataaaaa TTTCTTCCCGCACAGAAAACTGATAAATTCCGCCGAAAGGAAAAGTCCGCGATACAAACGCACTCCAGGGAAGAAAACGCCACGAAGAACCCCGGGGAAGAAAACTCCGGCAAAGACACCCACAACGCGCAGCGGCGGCTCCAGTAAAAAGAAGGCTATGAGACGACTATTACTGGACTCCGAGACGCTATCAAGAACTCAACCAACCCGAGAAACATTAAAAAGAGCTCTCTTCATAAGTCCAGAAAATAAGAAGATACCGCAGTCTTCGTGTTCTTCGGTGCCAGTACAAGCAATGAAGTCCAGACGGGCTTTATTCGGGTCGCCTATTAGGACGGAGGAAACCAAAAGTTTGGACGGCACTCAAAGCGACCACTTTTTGAAACGCAAGTTGGACGCTTTGGATGAACAGCCGGAGAGCAGCAGGAGTAAGATAGCAAAGAGTCTGTCGTTCGGAGGAGATACGATCAGCAACGCACATTCGATAGGGTTCAGCCGCCGCTCGTCTGAGGTGTTCACTGCTAGGAACACGACGGAGCTGAATGAAACACATAAGAAG AAGCTGCTGTGGGCGGTGTCGGAGGCGCTGCGCGTGCACGGCTGGCGCATGTCGTCGGCGGGGTTCCGCGAGAAGGCGTCGGCCCTGGCGCGCCTCACGCGCCGCCTGCTCGCGCTGccgccgcacgccgcgcgccTCGCCGCGCCCAGCCTCTCCACCTCCGACACCATGCTCAA GCTTGCCCGTCAATACGTGTTCGCGATCATCCAGGGCCGCTCAGTAGAAGACTGTTTCCAAGAAGAGCAGATGAAGTTAGCTAATGAAGCCAACGGTAAGGTGACGGGCTACATCTCCGCCACCGCGTACCAACAAAGAGCCCGCCAAGTCTCCAGTACTTTCACGTCACAAATAAAAGAGAACTACGACCTATCCATAAAACAGGACCCGCCTAAAAGCGCTTCAAAAAATGTCCTCCAAGATAAACTAGTTAATATAGACACTAACTCCAATAGCAGTAGCGGACTTAGTTTATTCGATAAATCTGGAGTTGGTCTCTTCAAGTCCAACTCCATGCCCTCCTTCGAAGAAGCCGCAAAGATGCGCGCTCGAAGGCAAATCAGTTTTGACAATATTGACTTGCCTAAAAGGTGA